The following proteins are encoded in a genomic region of Triticum dicoccoides isolate Atlit2015 ecotype Zavitan chromosome 1B, WEW_v2.0, whole genome shotgun sequence:
- the LOC119323311 gene encoding G-type lectin S-receptor-like serine/threonine-protein kinase SD1-13 has translation MLHNNMPAINDEQFQHEFHNLMRLHHPNIVQLVGYCYETQRQHVDFQGRMVFGETTYRALYFEYMHMGSLQRHISEELHGLDWKTRYKIIKGACEGLKYLHEGCKEPIYYLDLKPDNILLDENMIPKLADFGLSKLFGEEQTRVTYNPAGTFGYMPPEYLFGQVVSKKLDVFSLGVVITKVRKNWRERLEATCTSSRILEAYYEQVSICTEIGLSSMETDRHNRPSIVDIIQRLNETETMIEKAISWSANLRSSMQVIKSQSENDDSLVKAEAFARNKAIQGAETCDEFPVLVRVSGAAWRRAEEMPRAGVNVVLVLDVQINDVTWGILMLVESLGPNDRLSILFMGKTMQQVMELTYMSHDGRDIARRKIGEHVDDGYVRPVLHAAAKVHPHIHFRDHTLLYYVSEVPGKGISNSNPPHTFS, from the exons ATGCTCCATAATAACATGCCAGCGATTAACGATGAGCAATTCCAACATGAGTTTCACAACCTTATGAGGCTCCACCATCCGAACATCGTTCAATTAGTTGGCTACTGCTACGAAACACAACGTCAACATGTAGATTTCCAAGGAAGAATGGTTTTCGGTGAAACAACATATAGAGCACTCTACTTTGAGTATATGCACATGGGGAGCCTTCAAAGACATATTTCAG AAGAACTTCATGGACTTGACTGGAAGACACGTTACAAAATTATCAAGGGAGCATGTGAGGGCCTAAAATACCTTCATGAAGGATGCAAAGAACCAATTTATTATTTGGATCTAAAACCCGACAACATACTGCTAGATGAGAATATGATACCAAAACTTGCCGATTTTGGTTTGTCCAAGCTCTTTGGTGAAGAACAAACTAGGGTTACGTATAATCCTGCAGGAACATT TGGATACATGCCGCCGGAATACTTGTTTGGACAAGTCGTCTCGAAGAAGTTAGACGTATTTAGCTTGGGTGTTGTAATTACAAAG GTACGCAAAAACTGGAGGGAGAGGTTGGAAGCTACTTGTACTTCTTCGAGAATATTAGAAGCATATTATGAGCAAGTGAGCATATGCACTGAGATAGGACTGAGCTCCATGGAGACTGATAGACACAACAGGCCAAGTATAGTGGATATTATCCAAAGACTGAATGAGACAGAAACTATGATTGAAAAG GCGATTTCATGGTCGGCAAATTTACGTTCATCTATGCAAGTTATTAAGTCGCAAAGTGAGAACGATGACAGTCTG GTGAAGGCAGAAGCGTTCGCAAGAAACAAGGCGATTCAGGGTGCCGAGACGTGTGATGAGTTCCCCGTCCTGGTGCGTGTCAGTGGAGCGGCTTGGCGTCGTGCGGAGGAGATGCCGCGTGCTGGGGTGAACGTCGTCCTCGTGCTCGACGTACAGATTAACGATGTGACGTGGGGCATATTGATGTTAGTCGAGAGTCTTGGCCCCAATGACCGGCTCTCCATATTGTTTATGGGGAAAACTATGCAACAAGTCATGGAGCTTACGTACATGTCCCACGATGGCCGGGACATTGCCAGGCGGAAGATCGGAGAGCACGTGGACGACGGATATGTGCGCCCCGTTCTGCATGCGGCAGCTAAGGTACACCCACACATACATTTTCGTGACCATACTCTACTATATTATGTCAGCGAGGTTCcaggtaagggcatctccaactccAATCCGCCACATACATTTTCATGA